The following proteins are encoded in a genomic region of Cricetulus griseus strain 17A/GY chromosome 7, alternate assembly CriGri-PICRH-1.0, whole genome shotgun sequence:
- the Znf597 gene encoding zinc finger protein 597 isoform X3, which translates to MPPFHFQFLQSLAEGPRKGQFPTPLRAPRRCRRHGNDWALRSAAAQRSVEGRALREPGLSRPASALGVAAATSPPPRLAPAEAPAASPRTGAGGSGRRRGAQRILGKPGRRTWNCGSPRDGLCNRQGPQPGRRRRPAALPPLVRCRRLSPEDHWPLHHVVPPSLTLTPPSWERAPPAVPGLCDPKAARAGCGCGSARQLLAAEPLSLA; encoded by the coding sequence ATGCCGCCTTTCCATTTCCAATTCCTGCAATCACTGGCTGAGGGTCCCCGGAAAGGCCAATTCCCGACGCCCCTCCGCGCCCCTCGCCGCTGCCGCCGCCACGGAAACGACTGGGCGCTAAGAAGCGCGGCCGCGCAGAGGTCTGTAGAAGGACGCGCTCTCCGGGAACCCGGCCTCTCACGGCCGGCCAGTGCCCTCGGGGTCGCGGCTGCGACCTCCCCACCGCCCCGACTTGCACCCGCCGAGGCCCCGGCTGCCTCACCTCGGACGGGAGCCGGCGGCAGCGGACGGCGTCGCGGGGCTCAGCGCATCCTGGGGAAGCCGGGAAGGCGGACGTGGAACTGCGGGAGCCCCCGCGACGGGTTATGTAACCGGCAGGGGCCGCAGCCGGGACGGAGAAGGCGGCCCGCGGCACTTCCGCCTCTCGTGCGCTGCCGGCGGCTCAGCCCGGAAGATCATTGGCCACTGCACCACGTGGTGCCACCCTCCCTGACGCTGACGCCACCATCTTGGGAGCGGGCCCCGCCAGCTGTCCCAGGCTTGTGTGATCCCAAAGCTGCCCGCGCCGGCTGCGGCTGCGGAAGCGCCAGACAGCTGCTGGCTGCTGAGCCGCTCTCGCTTGCGTGA